A window of the Halichoerus grypus chromosome 2, mHalGry1.hap1.1, whole genome shotgun sequence genome harbors these coding sequences:
- the GZMK gene encoding granzyme K gives MVKFSSFPLFFLTAGAYMTPECFGMEIIGGREVSPHSRPFMASIQYRGHHLCGGVLIHPQWVLSAAHCRTRHEKVQFFQVILGAHSLSKKEDSKQTFAIEKFIPFSRLTSYRKSNDIMLIKLHTAATLDKHVQLLHPSSKNDIRAGTKCQVTGWGATDPQFLRTSDTLHEVTVTVINRKLCNSPSYYNHNPIITEDMICAGDTRGQKDSCQGDSGGPLVCKGAFYALVSAGRKCGDAKKPGIYTLITQKYQAWIKNKLAPSQANYDHK, from the exons ATGgtgaagttttcttcttttcctctatttttcctAACAGCTGGGGCTTATATGACTCCAGAAT GTTTCGGCATGGAGATTATTGGAGGGCGAGAAGTGTCGCCACATTCCCGGCCATTCATGGCCTCCATCCAGTACCGCGGCCACCACCTCTGTGGAGGCGTGCTGATCCACCCACAGTGGGTGCTGTCCGCGGCCCACTGCCGCACCCG gcATGAAAAAGTCCAGTTTTTCCAAGTGATTTTAggagcacactctctctcaaagaaagaggACTCCAAACAAACATTTGCAATTGAAAAATTCATACCATTCTCAAGACTTACATCATATCGTAAATCAAATGATATTATGCTGATTAAG CTTCACACGGCTGCAACACTTGACAAACATGTCCAGCTGCTCCACCCAAGCTCCAAAAATGATATCAGAGCTGGAACAAAATGCCAGGTTACTGGCTGGGGAGCCACCGACCCACAATTTTTAAGGACCTCTGATACCCTGCATGAAGTCACTGTTACGGTTATAAACCGAAAACTTTGCAACAGCCCAAGTTATTATAACCACAACCCTATTATAACTGAAGACATGATATGTGCAGGAGACACCAGGGGCCAGAAGGATTCCTGCCAG ggTGACTCAGGTGGCCCCTTGGTTTGCAAAGGCGCCTTCTATGCCTTAGTCTCTGCAGGTCGTAAATGTGGTGATGCCAAGAAGCCTGGAATCTACACCCTAATAACCCAGAAATACCAGGCTTGGATTAAAAACAAGCTTGCTCCATCTCAGGCAAACTATGACCACAAATGA